The proteins below are encoded in one region of Lactuca sativa cultivar Salinas chromosome 3, Lsat_Salinas_v11, whole genome shotgun sequence:
- the LOC111884183 gene encoding uncharacterized membrane protein At4g09580, translating to MEQQRRVETSDNSSSCSSSTTSNDDYRENTVKSSAMPSKFVLTYGEMAGASAVVLGFAVSLIGVYLSLPVSDYSFLKLPRTLEDLHVLRDNLERYTCDYTIQVLVGYCTVYIFMQTFMIPGTVFMSLLAGSLFGVFKGLALVVFAATAGASSCYFLSNLIGRPLILSLWPDKLVFFQNQVAKRETRLLNYMLFLRVTPTLPNAFINIASPLVNVPFHTFLLATSLGLLPVAFITVRAGMALGELQSLGDLYDMQSISILFFIGLASVIPTMISNTSEP from the exons ATGGAACAGCAACGGCGGGTTGAAACATCGGataattcttcttcttgttcttcttcaACGACATCAAATGATGATTACAGGGAAAATACAGTGAAATCATCGGCAATGCCATCCAAATTTGTATTGACGTATGGGGAGATGGCGGGTGCATCCGCCGTCGTTTTGGGTTTCGCTGTTAGTCTCATCGGAGTTTATCTCTCCTTGCCGGTTTCTGACTACTCCTTCCTTAAGCTTCCACGAACGCTTGAAGATCTTCATGTCCTCCG GGATAATCTGGAGAGATACACATGTGACTACACAATCCAGGTGCTTGTTGGGTATTGCACAGTCTACATTTTCATGCAAACATTCATGATTCCAGGAACTGTTTTCATGTCTCTACTCGCCGGATCCCTTTTCGGGGTCTTTAAAGGATTAGCCCTCGTTGTCTTTGCTGCCACCGCCGGAGCATCTTCCTGTTACTTTCTATCTAATTTGATCGGCCGCCCTCTAATCTTGTCTCTCTGGCCTGATAAACTGGTTTTCTTCCAAAACCAG GTGGCGAAAAGGGAAACCCGGTTACTAAACTACATGCTTTTTCTAAGGGTGACACCCACCTTGCCAAACGCCTTTATTAACATTGCATCTCCACTTGTAAATGTGCCTTTTCACACGTTTCTGTTGGCAACTTCTCTTGGCCTCCTTCCAGTTGCTTTTATCACCGTTAGG GCAGGAATGGCACTTGGTGAACTACAATCGCTTGGAGATCTATACGATATGCAATCAATCAGCATATTATTTTTTATAGGGCTGGCATCTGTGATCCCAACAATGATAAGCAACACGAGTGAACCATAG
- the LOC111884108 gene encoding alpha,alpha-trehalose-phosphate synthase [UDP-forming] 5, which produces MMSRSYTNLFELASGEAPLPSSGFGRHMGKKLSRVATVPGVLSELDDEGFSSDAPSSVSQDRMILVGNQLPLRVHKAHNGSWTFSWDEDSLLLQLKDGLNEDVEIIYIGCLREEIDPKDQDDVAQHLLENFKCVPAFIPPELFSKFYHGFCKQHLWPLFHYMLPLSPDLGGRFDRSLWQAYVSVNKIFADKVMEVISPDDDFVWVHDYHLMVLPTFLRKRFNRVKLGFFLHSPFPSSEIYRTLPVRDELLRALLNSDLIGFHTFDYARHFLSCCSRMLGLSYQSKRGYIGLEYYGRTVSIKILPVGIHLKQLRNVLDLSETESKVAELRDRFHGRTVLLGVDDMDIFKGISLKLLAYENLLTHHPDKRGKVVLVQIANPARGRGRDVLEVQSETHTTRERINRKFGRPGYEPVILIDSPLQFYERIAYYVISECCLVTAVRDGMNLIPYEYIISRQGNDKLDETLGANPSIPKKSMLVVSEFIGCSPSLSGAIRVNPWNIDAVAEAMDMALIIAEPEKQMRHEKHYRYVSTHDVAYWARSFWQDLERSCRDHVRRRCWGIGFGLGFRVVALDPNFRKLSVEHIVSAYKRTKKRAILLDYDGTITVQNSISTTPSPEVSGMLNSLCKDPKNIVFIVSGKDRATLTEWFSSCDNLGVAAEHGYFLRENKEAEWETCIAVPDFYWKQIADPVMKLYTETTDGSTIETKESGLVWNYQYADPDFGSCQAKELLDHLESVLANEPVTVKSGQNIVEVKPQGINKGLVVDRLLTTMKEKGMLPDFVLCIGDDRSDEDMFEAITRAVAGPALSPVAEIFACTVGRKPSKARYFLEDTTEILRMLQGLAAASENCMLKNVTKGLQKVVME; this is translated from the exons ATGATGTCAAGATCTTACACCAATCTCTTCGAACTCGCATCCGGTGAAGCCCCATTACCATCATCCGGATTTGGTCGCCACATGGGAAAAAAACTTTCCCGTGTGGCGACCGTCCCAGGGGTATTATCGGAACTAGACGACGAAGGTTTTAGTTCCGATGCCCCATCATCCGTTTCCCAGGATCGTATGATCCTGGTCGGAAACCAACTCCCGCTGCGGGTCCACAAGGCCCACAACGGGAGTTGGACATTCAGTTGGGACGAAGACTCCCTTTTGTTACAACTCAAAGACGGGCTCAACGAAGACGTAGAAATAATCTACATCGGTTGTCTCCGCGAAGAAATCGACCCGAAAGATCAAGATGACGTGGCGCAACATCTACTCGAAAATTTCAAATGTGTCCCCGCGTTTATACCCCCGGAGCTTTTTAGCAAATTTTACCATGGGTTTTGTAAGCAACATTTATGGCCATTGTTTCACTACATGCTCCCGTTATCACCGGACCTCGGGGGCCGGTTTGACCGGTCTCTTTGGCAAGCGTATGTTTCGGTCAACAAGATTTTCGCAGATAAAGTTATGGAAGTAATTAGCCCTGATGACGATTTCGTTTGGGTACATGACTACCATTTAATGGTTTTACCTACTTTTTTGAGAAAAAGATTCAATCGGGTCAAACTCGGGTTTTTTCTCCATAGCCCATTTCCGTCTTCTGAAATTTACCGGACCCTACCGGTACGCGACGAGCTTTTGCGGGCCCTACTCAATTCCGATCTTATCGGATTCCATACTTTTGATTACGCCCGTCATTTCCTTTCATGTTGTAGTAGAATGCTCGGGCTATCTTATCAATCCAAACGAGGCTACATCGGGCTCGAATACTACGGTCGAACCGTAAGCATCAAGATTTTACCCGTTGGAATTCACTTAAAACAACTCCGGAATGTTCTTGATCTCTCTGAAACCGAGTCGAAAGTAGCCGAGTTACGCGACCGGTTTCACGGTCGAACCGTGTTACTCGGGGTTGATGACATGGACATATTTAAAGGCATAAGTTTGAAGCTTTTAGCTTACGAGAATTTGCTGACTCACCATCCCGATAAGAGGGGTAAGGTGGTTTTGGTTCAAATCGCGAACCCGGCCCGCGGGCGTGGACGTGATGTTCTCGAGGTGCAATCGGAAACGCATACGACCCGCGAACGGATCAACCGGAAATTCGGGCGACCCGGATACGAACCCGTAATTCTAATCGATAGCCCGCTTCAATTTTACGAACGGATCGCGTATTATGTCATTTCCGAATGTTGCCTAGTGACAGCTGTACGAGACGGAATGAATTTAATCCCGTATGAGTACATCATCTCTCGACAAGGGAACGATAAGCTCGATGAAACCCTAGGGGCAAATCCGTCAATTCCGAAAAAAAGCATGCTCGTTGTATCCGAATTCATCGGGTGTTCACCGTCTCTTAGCGGCGCGATACGGGTCAACCCGTGGAACATCGATGCGGTTGCGGAGGCTATGGATATGGCTTTGATCATTGCCGAACCCGAAAAACAAATGAGGCATGAAAAACATTATAGATATGTCAGCACACATGATGTGGCGTATTGGGCCCGCAGTTTTTGGCAAGATCTAGAAAGATCTTGTAGAGATCATGTGAGGAGAAGGTGTTGGGGGATTGGGTTCGGGTTGGGTTTCCGGGTCGTCGCGTTGGATCCAAACTTCCGGAAGCTTTCGGTTGAACATATCGTTTCGGCTTACAAACGGACTAAAAAACGCGCTATTTTGTTGGATTATGACGGGACTATAACGGTTCAAAATTCAATCAGCACCACCCCGAGTCCGGAAGTTTCCGGAATGTTGAATAGTTTATGTAAAGACCCGAAAAACATTGTTTTTATTGTTAGTGGGAAAGATCGGGCTACTTTGACCGAATGGTTTTCTTCATGTGATAATTTGGGTGTTGCAGCTGAACATGGTTACTTCCTGAG GGAGAATAAAGAAGCGGAATGGGAAACTTGTATTGCGGTTCCGGATTTTTATTGGAAACAGATAGCGGACCCGGTTATGAAATTGTACACGGAAACAACAGACGGGTCGACAATTGAGACGAAAGAAAGCGGGTTGGTTTGGAACTATCAATACGCGGATCCGGATTTTGGGTCGTGTCAAGCAAAGGAGCTTTTGGATCATTTGGAAAGTGTTCTTGCTAATGAACCCGTCACAGTCAAAAGTGGTCAAAATATTGTGGAAGTTAAACCACAA ggGATTAACAAAGGGCTTGTTGTGGATAGACTGTTGACAACAATGAAAGAAAAAGGAATGTTGCCTGATTTTGTGCTTTGCATAGGGGATGACAGGTCAGATGAGGATATGTTTGAGGCGATCACACGGGCAGTTGCGGGCCCGGCTCTGTCCCCGGTGGCGGAGATCTTTGCTTGCACAGTGGGCCGAAAGCCCAGCAAGGCCCGatattttcttgaggacacaacCGAGATTTTGAGAATGTTGCAGGGCCTTGCTGCTGCTTCGGAGAATTGTATGCTAAAGAATGTAACAAAAGGTCTTCAGAAAGTGGTCATGGAGTAA